Proteins encoded by one window of Lutibacter sp. A64:
- a CDS encoding SusC/RagA family TonB-linked outer membrane protein — MKFNENSNLKTTFRYVVLMLLISFSTYAQQGLIKGNVTDKTGQPIPGASILLKGTEVGTISDFDGNYQLSVENPSTAVLIFSYIGMKTVEINVMGKTAINAVLEENVMAMNEVVVVGYGSQQKKDITGSVSVVGADDFESRPNTQVASLIQGKATGVQVLSSSGKPSQGLSIRIRGTNSINAGSEPLYLVDGVPTTDTRSINPSDIESISILKDASSAAIYGSQGANGVVIITTKRGTSSKPTITFDTYVGTSQVWKTLPVLNGEQYRDLMTELGQNTDWDNYNNHTDWQQEIFQSGLSQNYQLSMGGKSENTNYYLSGGYTAQVGAVRSSEMDRANFKINLEQKVNDWLKIGTRVAYSKYSDVDINDNSSVNTGGVLLGALNTPSIIGIYNTDGTFTSNPFQNWENPIASTDGSDREYNNRRFLGNIYLEINFLKDFTFRSNYGIDDSNGIYDYFLDPYRTSYGRALNGIGIYNTDNSFFYIFENTLKYNKEIKKHKLEALVGFVNQKNFWENSSIERRNFASDGIKTVNGGSEIFVATAYKSEKANTSFISRINYDYDNKYLLTANFRADGSSIFGSEDRWGYFPSFSLGWRISEENFLKESKTVNNLKLRFGWGIVGNDQINNYAYFGRVGSGANYPIGGTTMPGTYPASIENLGLKWEQSEQTNLGVDVGFLDGNITFTADAYIKNTSDLLLNAPLPKSTGFDSAVQNIGELQNKGLEFALSTININKEVVWTSALNLSFNKSKVVNLVGQELFQGEIAGRGYASLVKEGLPLATLYGYEYGGVDSTTGNAYYINNAGEATFSPTADDRKVIGDPNPDFLYSLDNTVSYKGFGLNVFLQGTQGNDMLNATKIEAEGMLDPKNQSITVLDRWRSPGDETNIPRAIWGSTDNSRISTRFIEDASYLRFKTITLSYNFDDKILDNLNMGSLKMYVTGENLFTITDYSGYDPEVNAYGGSNTVRGIDYGTYPQTKNIIFGINVTF; from the coding sequence ATGAAATTTAATGAAAATTCAAATTTAAAAACAACGTTTAGATACGTAGTTTTAATGTTGTTAATTTCCTTTTCAACCTATGCTCAGCAAGGTTTAATAAAAGGGAATGTAACAGACAAAACAGGTCAACCTATTCCAGGAGCTTCAATTTTATTGAAAGGCACTGAAGTTGGGACTATCTCTGATTTTGATGGAAATTATCAATTATCCGTTGAGAATCCATCTACAGCAGTACTTATATTTAGTTATATAGGAATGAAAACTGTTGAGATTAATGTAATGGGAAAAACAGCAATCAACGCTGTGCTTGAAGAAAACGTAATGGCAATGAATGAAGTTGTTGTTGTTGGTTATGGTTCGCAACAAAAGAAAGACATTACAGGTTCTGTTTCCGTTGTAGGTGCAGATGATTTTGAATCGAGACCAAACACACAAGTTGCTTCCTTAATACAAGGGAAAGCAACAGGGGTTCAAGTACTTTCTAGTTCAGGTAAACCATCGCAAGGATTAAGTATTCGTATTAGAGGAACTAATTCAATCAATGCAGGAAGTGAACCTCTTTATTTAGTAGATGGGGTACCTACTACAGATACTAGATCTATCAATCCCTCTGATATTGAAAGTATTTCAATTCTTAAAGATGCCTCTTCTGCAGCAATTTATGGTTCGCAAGGAGCCAATGGTGTTGTAATTATTACCACTAAAAGAGGAACCTCTTCAAAACCAACAATAACATTTGATACGTACGTGGGTACTTCTCAAGTATGGAAAACATTACCCGTATTAAATGGAGAGCAGTATAGAGATTTAATGACTGAACTTGGTCAAAATACAGACTGGGATAATTACAATAATCATACCGATTGGCAGCAAGAAATTTTTCAATCTGGCTTGTCTCAAAACTATCAACTTTCAATGGGTGGTAAAAGCGAAAATACCAACTATTATCTATCAGGTGGCTACACTGCCCAAGTTGGAGCTGTAAGAAGTTCAGAAATGGATAGAGCAAATTTTAAAATAAATTTAGAGCAAAAAGTCAATGACTGGCTAAAAATTGGGACCCGTGTTGCTTACTCAAAATATTCAGATGTTGATATTAACGACAACTCAAGTGTAAATACAGGAGGTGTGTTGTTAGGAGCTTTAAATACACCAAGTATTATTGGTATTTATAATACCGATGGAACTTTTACGAGTAACCCGTTTCAAAATTGGGAAAACCCAATAGCTAGTACTGATGGTAGCGATAGAGAATATAACAATAGAAGATTTTTAGGGAATATTTACTTGGAAATAAACTTCTTAAAAGACTTTACATTTAGATCTAATTACGGTATTGATGATAGCAATGGTATTTATGATTATTTTTTAGATCCATATAGAACAAGTTATGGTAGAGCGTTAAATGGAATAGGTATTTACAATACAGATAACTCTTTCTTTTACATTTTTGAAAACACTTTAAAATACAATAAGGAAATTAAAAAACATAAACTGGAAGCTTTAGTTGGTTTTGTAAATCAAAAAAACTTTTGGGAAAATAGTTCCATAGAAAGAAGAAATTTTGCCAGTGATGGAATTAAAACAGTAAATGGTGGTTCTGAAATATTTGTAGCAACAGCCTATAAATCAGAAAAGGCAAATACCTCGTTTATAAGTAGAATTAATTATGATTATGATAATAAGTATTTATTAACAGCAAACTTTAGAGCAGATGGTTCAAGTATTTTTGGATCGGAAGATAGATGGGGATATTTTCCTTCATTCTCTTTAGGATGGAGAATATCTGAAGAGAACTTTTTAAAAGAATCTAAAACCGTTAATAATCTTAAATTAAGATTTGGATGGGGTATTGTTGGGAATGATCAAATTAATAATTACGCTTATTTTGGTAGAGTTGGTAGTGGAGCAAATTATCCAATTGGAGGTACAACAATGCCAGGAACTTATCCTGCATCTATTGAGAATTTAGGGTTAAAATGGGAGCAATCTGAACAAACAAATTTAGGTGTTGATGTTGGTTTCTTAGATGGAAACATAACTTTTACTGCTGATGCTTATATTAAAAACACAAGTGACTTACTTTTAAATGCACCACTTCCAAAAAGTACTGGTTTTGATAGTGCCGTTCAAAATATTGGTGAATTACAAAACAAAGGGTTGGAGTTTGCTTTAAGTACCATCAATATTAATAAAGAGGTTGTTTGGACTTCAGCACTAAACCTTTCTTTTAATAAAAGTAAAGTGGTTAACCTAGTTGGGCAAGAACTTTTTCAAGGTGAAATTGCTGGTAGAGGTTATGCTAGTTTAGTTAAAGAAGGTCTTCCTTTAGCAACTTTATACGGTTATGAATATGGTGGTGTTGATAGTACAACAGGAAATGCCTACTATATTAACAATGCAGGTGAAGCTACTTTTTCACCTACAGCAGATGATAGAAAAGTAATAGGAGATCCAAATCCAGATTTTTTATATTCTTTAGATAATACAGTAAGTTATAAAGGGTTTGGGTTAAATGTGTTTTTACAAGGAACACAAGGAAATGATATGCTTAATGCTACTAAAATAGAAGCAGAAGGAATGTTAGATCCAAAAAACCAATCAATTACCGTTTTAGATAGATGGAGATCTCCTGGTGATGAAACCAACATTCCAAGAGCTATTTGGGGAAGTACTGATAATTCAAGAATCTCAACACGTTTTATTGAAGACGCATCATATTTAAGATTTAAAACCATAACATTAAGCTATAATTTTGACGATAAAATATTAGATAATTTAAATATGGGAAGTTTAAAAATGTATGTTACTGGTGAAAACTTATTTACCATTACAGACTATTCAGGTTATGA